One genomic region from Xenopus laevis strain J_2021 chromosome 2L, Xenopus_laevis_v10.1, whole genome shotgun sequence encodes:
- the LOC121399649 gene encoding piggyBac transposable element-derived protein 4-like encodes MAKRFYTAEEAARFCMDSSSKEFSDSDSEYVPSDASTEESEVGDSSTISAEASSGGTLTAEESEDGGSVPDAPMEVEEGEGSGDAVVGAPVWEPPCNYAPEIPPFTAVAGVKVDTTNFQIIDFFNQFITEAILQDMVHFTNLYAEQYLASHPLPGYSRAHAWYPTNVSEIKRFLALTLAMGLVERNTLASYWDTTTVLSIPLFSAVMPRNRYQILLRFLHFNDNAAAVPPNEPGHDRLYKLRPLIDSLSQRFAEVYTPSQNICEDESLLLFKGRLRFRQYIPSKRARYGMKFYKLCKSSTGYTSFFMFYEGKDSNLDPPGCPLDLTASGKIVWELITPLLGQGYHLYVDNFYTSILLFRTLYCLDTLACGIVRQNRKGLPKELVDKKLKRGEVNALRSDELLALKFADTKNVFMLTTIHNESVVVQHRHGRPAKSKPLCCKEYSKHMGGVDKTDQIQTYYDATRKTRAWYKKAAIYMIQMTLYNSYVVYKAAVPGPKLSYYNFLLQLLPALLFGDVQEVPDVPGNDNVARMVGKHFIAQIPTPNKRYAQRACKVCRSRGVRKDVRYFCPKCPSKPALCFQPCFEVYHTVVHFERT; translated from the coding sequence atggccaaacggttttataccgctgaggaagcggctaggtTTTGCATGGACTCCAGCTCAAAGGAATTTAGCGATTCAgattctgagtatgtcccatctgatgcctctactgaggaatcagaggttggtgatagcagcactattagcgcagaggctagtagtggcggcacgctTACTGCTGAAGAGTCAGAGgatggtggcagtgtgccagatgcacccatggaggttgaagagggtgagggtagtggtgatgcagtagttggagcgcctgtgtgggagcctccctgtaattatgccccagaaattcccccattcactgcagtagcgggcgtcaaggtggacaccactaactttcaaatcatagatttcttcaatcaatttattacagaggccatcctacaggacatggtccattttacaaatttatacgctgagcagtatcttgccagccaccctttaccagggtattcaagagcccatgcGTGGTATCCGACTAATGTCagtgaaatcaaaagattcctggcactcacattggcaatgggactcgttgAACGTAACACCTTAgcctcatactgggataccactacagtcctttccatccctcttttttcagccgttatgccaagaaaccgttaccaaattttactgcgatttcttcattttaacgacaACGCAGcagctgttccccctaatgagcccggtcacgacaggctttacaaattgaggccccttatagatagcctgtctcagcgcttcgcagaggtctacaccccctcccaaaatatatgtgaggacgagtcccttttgctcttcaaagggcgcctaagatttcgccaatacatccctagtaagcgggctcgctatgggatgaaattttacaaactctgcaaaagcagcacgggctatactagttttttcatgttttatgaaggaaaggactctaatttggacccccccggttgtccccttgatttgactgccagtggtaaaattgtctgggagctcataactccactgttgggccaaggttaccacttatacgtggataacttttacacgagCATCCTCTTATTTAGAACCCTTTATTGTTTGGACACCCTTGCCTGTGGCATCGTTAGGCAAAACCgcaaaggactgcctaaggaactggtggacaagaaattgaaacgtggagaagtaaatgctctaagaagcgatgagctcctggccctaaaatttgcagacacaaaaaatgtttttatgcttactactatccacaatgagagtgtagttgtccaacacagacatggcaggcccgcaaaatcaaagccactctgttgtaaagaatatagtaagcatatgggtggcgtcgataaaacagaccaaattcaaacttactatgacgccaccagaaaaaccagggcctggtacaaaaaagcagcaatttacatgattcaaatgaccctctataattcttatgtcgtttacaaggcggcagtaccaggccccaaattgtcttattacaattttctgctgcaactgctccctgcccttttgtttggagatgtacaggaggttccagatgtgcctggcaatgacaatgttgcccgaatggtgggtaagcatttcattgcccaaattccaacacctaataaaagatatgcccagagagcttgtaaggtttgtcgttccaggggtgttagaaaagacgtgcggtatttttgtcccaagtgtcctagcaagcctgctttgtgtttccaaccctgttttgaggtgtaccataCTGTGGTGCACTTCGAGAGGACTTGA